Proteins encoded together in one Archangium lipolyticum window:
- a CDS encoding DoxX family protein, which produces MSQDAAVARPSLLKTLARIWLGASLLLAGAGHLTWARIEFQAQVPKWVPLDADFVVLASGMVELVLGAALLFARRLRPQVGWVVAAFFVAVFPGNISQYVNGISAFGLDTDRARFIRLFFQPVLVACALWSTGAWAAYRASKRSK; this is translated from the coding sequence ATGTCTCAAGACGCTGCCGTGGCACGCCCCAGTCTCCTGAAAACCCTTGCACGCATCTGGCTGGGAGCCTCCTTGCTCCTCGCGGGGGCGGGCCACCTCACGTGGGCCCGCATCGAGTTCCAGGCCCAGGTGCCGAAGTGGGTACCACTCGACGCCGACTTCGTCGTCCTCGCTTCGGGCATGGTCGAGCTCGTGCTCGGCGCGGCGCTCCTCTTCGCGCGCCGCCTGCGCCCGCAGGTCGGGTGGGTGGTGGCCGCGTTCTTCGTCGCGGTCTTCCCGGGCAACATCTCGCAGTACGTCAATGGCATCAGCGCGTTCGGTCTCGACACCGACAGGGCGCGATTCATCCGGCTCTTCTTCCAGCCCGTCCTCGTCGCCTGTGCCCTCTGGTCGACCGGCGCGTGGGCGGCCTATCGCGCGTCGAAGCGCTCGAAGTGA